A single window of Solea solea chromosome 9, fSolSol10.1, whole genome shotgun sequence DNA harbors:
- the adcyap1r1b gene encoding pituitary adenylate cyclase-activating polypeptide type I receptor isoform X1, whose product MSAADIRPLLLALLLLPASVWSQQVPTNCVIKREQEKCMEMMESDDPGNDPEFGCPWMWDNLTCWQPAQIGEVVEVNCPELFSQFISEEDYEVGKVSRNCTEFGWSETFPHYIDACLYEEGNSSHPDMYYVSVKALYTVGYSTSLVSLTTAMVILCRFRKLHCTRNFIHMNLFVSFILRAISVFIKDGVLYAKEDSEHCFIHTLECRAVMIFFHYCVLSNYFWLFIEGLYLFTLLVETFFPEKRYFYWYIIIGWGTPTVCVTIWAVLRLHFDDIGCWDMNDNAAIWWVIKGPVLASIMINFVLFVGIIIILVQKLQSPDIGGNESSIYLRLARSTLLLIPLFGIHYTVFAFSPENVSKRERLVFELGLGSFQGFVVAVLYCFLNGEYIPQGAIGDQEEMAQLDGEQVLCCGPEAPASFAGEQWSERGNTAVHPQQEQLADPHVQPAGRDPGHLSGAAGDAAPAAKPDNDKTAAPDLVPMTSLTNPFLNPYPNPYPDDTTMETQLTSSDPEQPLV is encoded by the exons gTCTGGAGCCAACAGGTGCCCACGAACTGCGTGATCAAGAGGGAGCAGGAGAAATGCATGGAAATGATGGAATCCGACGATCCGGGGAACGATCCAGAATTCG gttgTCCGTGGATGTGGGACAACCTGACGTGTTGGCAGCCGGCCCAGATCGGCGAGGTAGTCGAGGTCAACTGTCCAGAGCTCTTCTCTCAGTTCATCAGCGAGGAAGACTACG AGGTTGGGAAGGTGAGCCGGAACTGCACTGAGTTTGGTTGGTCAGAAACTTTCCCTCATTACATCGACGCCTGTCTGTATGAGGAAGGAAACAGCAGCCATCCG GACATGTACTATGTGTCGGTGAAGGCTCTGTACACTGTGGGCTACAGCACCTCACTGGTCTCCCTCACCACAGCCATGGTCATCCTGTGCAGGTTCAG GAAGCTGCACTGCACCAGGAACTTCATCCACATGAACCTGTTCGTGTCGTTCATCCTGAGAGCTATTTCTGTCTTCATCAAAGACGGCGTGTTGTACGCCAAAGAGGACAGCGAGCACTGCTTCATACACACg CTGGAATGTCGGGCGGTGATGATATTCTTCCACTACTGCGTCCTCTCTAACTACTTCTGGCTTTTCATCGAGGGGCTTTACCTCTTCACTCTGCTCGTCGAGACCTTCTTCCCCGAAAAGAGATATTTCTACTGGTACATCATCATTGGCTGGG GGACCCCCACGGTGTGTGTGACCATCTGGGCTGTGCTGAGGCTGCACTTTGATGATATCGG GTGTTGGGACATGAATGACAATGCTGCCATCTGGTGGGTGATAAAGGGACCTGTGCTGgcttccatcatg atcaACTTTGTCCTCTTCGtcggcatcatcatcatcctcgtcCAGAAGTTACAGTCCCCAGATATCGGAGGAAATGAGTCCAGCATTTACCT gagGTTGGCTCGCTCCACGCTGCTCCTCATTCCTCTGTTCGGGATTCACTACACGGTGTTTGCCTTTTCCCCCGAGAACGTCAGCAAGCGCGAGCGTCTGGTGTTTGAGCTCGGACTCGGCTCCTTCCAG GGCTTCGTGGTGGCCGTCCTCTACTGCTTCCTGAATGGAGAG TATATCCCTCAAGGTGCAATCGGAGATCAAGAGGAAATGGCGCAGCTGGACGGTGAACAGGTACTTTGCTGTGGACCTGAAGCACCGGCATCCTTCGCTGGCGAGCAGTGGAGTGAACGGGGGAACACAGCTGTCCATCCTCAGCAAGAGCAGCTCGCAGATCCGCATGTCCAGCCTGCAGGCCGAGACCCCGGCCACCTGAGCGGCGCCGCCGGGGACGCCGCGCCCGCAGCCAAGCCCGACAACGACAAAACCGCCGCGCCCGACCTCGTCCCGATGACCAGCCTCACAAACCCCTTCCTCAACCCGTACCCGAACCCGTACCCGGACGACACCACGATGGAGACCCAGCTCACCTCCAGCGACCCCGAACAGCCTCTAGTCTGA
- the adcyap1r1b gene encoding pituitary adenylate cyclase-activating polypeptide type I receptor isoform X2, translating to MSAADIRPLLLALLLLPASVWSQQVPTNCVIKREQEKCMEMMESDDPGNDPEFGCPWMWDNLTCWQPAQIGEVVEVNCPELFSQFISEEDYEVGKVSRNCTEFGWSETFPHYIDACLYEEGNSSHPDMYYVSVKALYTVGYSTSLVSLTTAMVILCRFRKLHCTRNFIHMNLFVSFILRAISVFIKDGVLYAKEDSEHCFIHTLECRAVMIFFHYCVLSNYFWLFIEGLYLFTLLVETFFPEKRYFYWYIIIGWGTPTVCVTIWAVLRLHFDDIGCWDMNDNAAIWWVIKGPVLASIMINFVLFVGIIIILVQKLQSPDIGGNESSIYLRLARSTLLLIPLFGIHYTVFAFSPENVSKRERLVFELGLGSFQGFVVAVLYCFLNGEVQSEIKRKWRSWTVNRYFAVDLKHRHPSLASSGVNGGTQLSILSKSSSQIRMSSLQAETPAT from the exons gTCTGGAGCCAACAGGTGCCCACGAACTGCGTGATCAAGAGGGAGCAGGAGAAATGCATGGAAATGATGGAATCCGACGATCCGGGGAACGATCCAGAATTCG gttgTCCGTGGATGTGGGACAACCTGACGTGTTGGCAGCCGGCCCAGATCGGCGAGGTAGTCGAGGTCAACTGTCCAGAGCTCTTCTCTCAGTTCATCAGCGAGGAAGACTACG AGGTTGGGAAGGTGAGCCGGAACTGCACTGAGTTTGGTTGGTCAGAAACTTTCCCTCATTACATCGACGCCTGTCTGTATGAGGAAGGAAACAGCAGCCATCCG GACATGTACTATGTGTCGGTGAAGGCTCTGTACACTGTGGGCTACAGCACCTCACTGGTCTCCCTCACCACAGCCATGGTCATCCTGTGCAGGTTCAG GAAGCTGCACTGCACCAGGAACTTCATCCACATGAACCTGTTCGTGTCGTTCATCCTGAGAGCTATTTCTGTCTTCATCAAAGACGGCGTGTTGTACGCCAAAGAGGACAGCGAGCACTGCTTCATACACACg CTGGAATGTCGGGCGGTGATGATATTCTTCCACTACTGCGTCCTCTCTAACTACTTCTGGCTTTTCATCGAGGGGCTTTACCTCTTCACTCTGCTCGTCGAGACCTTCTTCCCCGAAAAGAGATATTTCTACTGGTACATCATCATTGGCTGGG GGACCCCCACGGTGTGTGTGACCATCTGGGCTGTGCTGAGGCTGCACTTTGATGATATCGG GTGTTGGGACATGAATGACAATGCTGCCATCTGGTGGGTGATAAAGGGACCTGTGCTGgcttccatcatg atcaACTTTGTCCTCTTCGtcggcatcatcatcatcctcgtcCAGAAGTTACAGTCCCCAGATATCGGAGGAAATGAGTCCAGCATTTACCT gagGTTGGCTCGCTCCACGCTGCTCCTCATTCCTCTGTTCGGGATTCACTACACGGTGTTTGCCTTTTCCCCCGAGAACGTCAGCAAGCGCGAGCGTCTGGTGTTTGAGCTCGGACTCGGCTCCTTCCAG GGCTTCGTGGTGGCCGTCCTCTACTGCTTCCTGAATGGAGAG GTGCAATCGGAGATCAAGAGGAAATGGCGCAGCTGGACGGTGAACAGGTACTTTGCTGTGGACCTGAAGCACCGGCATCCTTCGCTGGCGAGCAGTGGAGTGAACGGGGGAACACAGCTGTCCATCCTCAGCAAGAGCAGCTCGCAGATCCGCATGTCCAGCCTGCAGGCCGAGACCCCGGCCACCTGA